Sequence from the Candidatus Accumulibacter similis genome:
GCCGGTCCGCTGCTGTTCGTCGAGCCCGCAGAACTCGACGCCGCAGAGGCAGGCGCCACTGGTCGCGACTTCACTCCATGCGATCCGCCCGCTGAGCTTGAGGGGGATCTGCCGCTCGTAGAGCGCCATCTCCTCCGCCGGCAGGTAGATCGACAGGCTGACGGTCTGGCTGGGATCGACGGGTCGTGCGAGGCGCAGGCGCGCGCCGACCAGCGACACGTCGCTGGTGACGCCGTCGAAGACTTCCCCGCCCTGCTCGACGAGGACACGCAGGCTGCTCGGCAATCGCGGAGCGCGACGCTGTTCGTTCTGCGCCCTGTCGATGAGCGGGCTGTGGGTGAATGAGAACCTGGCCATGATCGCGTTGAGGCGCGCGGCGACCGACCGCAGGTCGTCGCTGATCGTGGCCGTCACCTCGACCTTGCTGCTCGCCTCGCGCAACGTCTGGAACAGCGTATCGAGCGTCTGCTGCAGCAACCTCGACTGATCGAGCTGCCGCGTGCTGGCGGTAGAGATGCTCTGGTTCGCGCGCACGGTTTCCGCGACGTTGCTCGATATGCGCTCGATGGTCGCGGCCATGCGGCGCGACTCCTCGCGCGTCTGGCCGACCGATGCCACCAGGGCGTCCATGGTCGACACGACCTGCGCCACCCGCCGGGAGAGATGCTCGATGATGGTCCCGACCCGCCCGGCGGACTTGCTGCTGCGTTCGGCGAGCTTGCGCACCTCGTCCGCCACGACCGCAAAGCCGCGCCCCTGTTCGCCGGCACGGGCCGCCTCGATGGCCGCATTCAGCGCCAGCAGGTTCGTCTGCCCGGCGACTTCCTTGATCGACGTGGCGATGTCGTCGATCTCCCGTGCAGACTGCTGCAGATCGCGGACTTCGCTCGACACCTGCGCGACCCGGGCCGAGGTGGTCTCGAGCGCGTCGAGGCTGCTCTCGACGCTGGCGATCCCGGCGCGCGCCATGCCCTCGACGTCGTTCGAGCGCTCGACCGCGGCGAGCGCCTGCGCGAGCGCTTGCCGGGAGATTGCGTCGAGCTGCGACATCGCCCCATCGACCTCGCCTGAACGGCTCTGCTGTTGCTGGCTCACCTTCGAGATCTCGTTCGACAGCGACGAGATCTGGTAGGACGACTGCCCCATGCTCAGCCCGCAGCTCTCGACTTCCTGCAGGACGACGTTGAGACGCTCCTGCATGCGCTTCATCGTCTTCAGCAGGTCGCCGACTTCATCGTTCGAGACGACCTCGATCTCGTTGTCGAGCTTGCCGGCTGCCACGGCGTGGGCCACCTCCATCCCCTGCGCGAGCGGTCGCGTGACCACCCGGCGGATGAAGAGGAAGATGACGAACAGCATCGGCAAGGTGAGAAGCACCGCTGCCAGGACGGTCTGCATCCGCTGGCGTGCAACCGCCTCCTGCGTCTTCTGCAGCGAGACCTTCATGCTGACGGCACCGAGGACGGTGCCCTGCGGCACGACGTGGCAGTTGAGGCAGTTCTTGCCCAGGTAGTTCTCCTGCGCCAGCGCAGGCCGAATGACCCGCAGTGCGTCCTCGCCGTCGGCGCTGACCTCGACTGCCGAATATTCCTGCCCGGTGGCGAGCACCTGTGCCTCGAGCGCATCGTGCTCGCGTTCCTGCTCGGCCCCTGCGCCGAACTGCCCGCTCACCGCCTCGCCGCGCAGAACCCGAACCTCGCGGATGCTGGGCAACTGCTTGATCTGGTCAATGAACACCTCGCGCTGCGGGATCGTGCCGGTGACCATCATTCCGGTCAGCCCGGCGAGCACCATGTCGTGTGCGCTGCGCGCGAAATCCCGCGCCTGTTCGATCGCCACCTCTTCGCTGACGTGCGCAGTCCACAGGATCATGACCGCCCACGACGCAATGGTCATGGCACTGATCGAGACGATCAGGCGCACCCAGATCTTCTGGTTGCCGAATCTCGCAAACACGTTGATCAACGACATGGTCCTGCGCCTTTCGCTCTGGTTCTTGCTGGCAGCCCGAGCATGCCCCTGCCCGCGGCGACACGACAGGCTCTGCCTCCAGGATCCGGTAGCGGCCTTGCTGCTGATTCCTGAAGGCCGCCATTGCCGCTGCGACAGGCGGACGCTACCCCATCGCTCGCATTCGAGGCCATGACCGGCGTCGCGCCAGGGCGAGGCAGTGGCGCGCCGGGTCCGCTTGCACCAGCACCGACGCGACGACCGCACCGCGCGCGGAAGTTCCCATCAGCCCGCGGCGTGCGGCGGCGACCCCGTTGCACGAACACCGGCCAGAAGTACCGGTGGTGCTGGCCAATCCGACGCTCGCGCTGCGCGACTTCGCCAGTCCCGGACGCCGACCATCCGGCACGCTGGCCGCCGACGCCATCCAGTGCGCTGCCGCAATCGCCAACGCAGCGGCGTGTCGCGCGCCGCCACCGCTACGCGGCTCGACTCGTCGCGGCCAGCGGCGCTGAACTGCTCGCGGCGAACATTGTAGCTCAGCCTGTCGATGGTGCCCGTGAAGCGGAACGGCAGCGTGTACCGGTCGTCCACCGGCGAGTGCGTATCGAGGCCGCTGTCGTGGCCGCGGCGGTGCTCGTGCAGTCCCGATTGAGAAGCGCGGGTGCGTTGGCGACCTGAATGCCGGCATTCACGCCGCGGCAGCTGCAGGTCCTACGGCCGGCGGTGCCGGTCGGACCAGGGCTCGGCAGGCACGGCAGCACCGAGTTGTCGAGCGGGGGAGACCTGGTGCCTGTCCGCCTCGGCGATGAAGACCTCCGGCAACTCCTTCAGCTTCTCTGGCTGGCTGGCCGCGAACCAGTGCCATGGGCGCTGCGATTGCGCCTTGCATGGGCCCTGGCGAACCGTCCCGGGCAGCGGCCGTCCCGCAGAGGCGCGACCGGAATCCCGACTGACGGCAACCCTGAGTTCATCGAACACCTCGCTCGCCGGTGGCAGCAGCCTCGCCACCGCCCGATCCCGCATCGCCCGGGCCTCGCCGCCCCGATCCGCTCGCTCAGGCCGCCTCGCCAGCATCGACCAGCCGCAGTGCGCCCTCGCCGTAGAGGCAGTACAGCAGCGCGGTGGCACTCGCGTGCTCGGCGGCGAGGCTGCGGGCTGCCTGCAGCGCGCCGGCGGCGGTCGCGCCCTGCAGCAGTGCGCGAAAGATGGCGACGGCGAAGTCGCGGGCGCCGTTGTCGTCGATCGCGCCGCTGTAGGTGCCGAGGAACGCGCCGACACCGCTGCGCATGGCGAGGTCGGCGAAGCCGGGGCGCCCGCGCAGGCCGGCGCTGATCGCCTCGGCATGGGCGGCGCCCTGGCCCTCGACGCCGGCCGGAATGAATGCCGTGTAGTGCGAGTTGAGGAACATGAATGCCGGCGAATGACGCGTCAGCCAGGGGCGCATCATGGTCGCCGTCAGGTGACGGTCGGCAAGTTCGAGGTATGCCTCGTGCTCGTCGAACCAGGCATGACCGGCGAAGTGGAATACGTCCGGGTCGAAGTCGTCAAAGGCTCTTGCCAGCGCGTCATGGGTCGCCTCCGGGCCGAGCAGCAACCTCACCTCGCCGACGCCGCCACCGCGGATTTCGTCGGCCACGGCGCGCCCCTCGGCGGCCGCGCCCGGCAGGGCCAGAGCGGGCTCTGCACTCTTCGTGTCGGCGACCACCAGTGCGCGCAACGGCGAACCGACCGCTGGCAGTCCGCGCGCGTTCTCGGACACACCGACCGGTGCGCGAAAAACGGCCGCCAGTTCGGCCAGCGTCTGCGGACCGAGAGCGAGCAGTTCCCACGGCAACCGCTCCACCTCGCGGGTCAGCTCGAGCCGCAGCAGCCGGCCACCCTGCCCCTTCAGCACCCTGCCCAGTGCCTTCACCGTCGCTGCCCCGAGCGTCCGTGTCAGGGCGCCGCTGCACTCGGCGAGAGAACCGTCGCGGCCGCTCGCCGACTCGAGCGAGCGCGATGCCGCGGCGGGCGTCGCCCAGGCCTCGCGCGGCCCGGCGGCGGTTGCAATGACCTTGCCGGCGTCACTGAGGATCGCCTGCACGGCACCCGCGCGCCAGTCGAGGGCGAGGACCGCCGGCGCCACCGCTGCGACAGGCACCCGTGCCGCGCGGGTAGCGGGGGAGGCGCGCAACGCCGGCGGCGCCACGGCCAGCGTCGCCGCCCGCGCGACGCGCGCCAGCGGCGCCACGTCCACCGGTTCGAGCCGATCGGCGAGGCGCTGGAAGAAGGCCGGGACCGCCTCGTGCTGTCCCTCGGGATAGGGGATGACGCGAATCTGGCAGACGCGCCAGAGATACTCCTCCTCGACCTTGCCGATCCCGGACATCAGCGCATAGCGCTCGGGTGCAAAGCCGCGGAAGGTGAGGAGCTGGCGGTCGAGCAGCAGGTTGAAGTCGGGGTCGGCGAGCGAATAGCCGACGAAAAGTACCGAGTGCGTCAGCAGGATCGCCGAGAAGGCGGCGCTGAACGCCGCGTTGCCGTGGATCAGGTCACGATAGTCGCGCGAGGTGAAGACGAGGCTGTCGGGCTTGTCGAGGTCGCCGTGCGCCTTGAGGACGAAGGGCGCGCCGTCGAACAGCAGACGTCCGAGCGCTTCGGTGTCGAGGCTGGTGAGGGTCTTCGGCAGGCCGCCGCGCTCCTCGGCGTAGGCACGTTCGAGCAGCTTGTCGTAGTTGGTCGTCACCCAGGCGGCAAAGGGCAGCCGGACGGCCAGCCGATGCGCTTCGGGGACCGGTCTGCCGAAGTCGCTGAGCCGTTCGCCGAGGAGCCGCGCGTACTCGCCCGGACCGAGCTTGAGCTTGCAGTGATCGGCGATCTGCAGCCACTTGCCGGCGGCGATCATGCCCTCCAGCTCGCGGCGCGACTCCTCTCCCTGCATCGCTTCGGCGATCGTTGCGTCGACGACGTCCTGCACCAGCGATCGCCAGGTCGGCAGCCCGGCCTGTGCCGAAAGACCGGCGCCGGCGAACAGCAGCAGCCGTCGCTCGCGCAGGTGCTGCAGGAGTTGCGGCGGGATCGCCAGGTCGACCGCAGCGGCGGCTGCGACCGGCGCTGCCGCTGCGGGAGTCTTCCGGGCCGACATCGACTCCAGCCCCCTCAGGGCGCGGCGCCGGCGGCACCACTGCCGGGCGCACCGGCCTTGGTGCCATCGACGGCGTGCGCGCTGTCGGTGCTGGTGCAATGACCCGGCTGCGTTGCCGGCAAGACCGTGACCGGCGCCGCATCGCCGGCGCCGACCTCGGCCATTCCCAGTTCAGCCAGCGCCACCTGCAGCGCCGACAGGTGCCTCTTCGTCGGCGCCAGGAAGTACACCCGGTCGAGCCGGGTGACTGCGGCCCGCGCTTCGAGGTAGTTGCGCGCGGCGTCAAGCTGCTTGCGGGCGTTGTCGACCAGGCTGCTGGAGCCGCTGCCGGTCGTCAGCAGCGGCAGGACGATCGAGCGATACGGCTTCTCACCGGCCTTCTCGGCCCGCGCCGATTCGCGGTCCGCCTGCAGCAGCGCCGCCGTGATGCACTGTTCGACCTGGGCAATCGGATGGTAGCCGCCGCCAATGACGCCATAGACCGCCGCGACGTGGAAGATTCGCCGCACATGGTGCGAATCGGCCAGCGAGCCGCTGCCGGTCGAGACGACCATTCCCGGATTCACCTGCTGCCGGCCGCGCATCTTGGCGCGCAGTTCGTCGGCGATGGTGTCCTCGACGATGTCGCCGACGTCGTCCCGGCGTGCCCCGAGATAACGGATCAGCGCCGAGATCGAGGCATCGAAGACCCGCGCCATCTGCATGTTGATGTTCTCGGAGCTGACCCAGATGTCGATCTGGTCGTCGGCAGCGCCCGAGTTGAGATTCACGTTGCGCAGGTTGCCGGTGATCAGCCGGATCTCCCTGCCCGGCGCGTTCGCCGGCGCGTAGCGATGAACCCGCGAAGCGGCGATCGCGCCCTGCCGCGAACTGATTTCGAGACCCGGGACAGCGGCATGGACGAGGCTGTCGCGTGTACTCGACAGCAGGCCGTTGCGAATGAAACTGCGGATCATCGACTGCGCCTGTGCGATCTTCTCCGGACTCGAGTCGTCGTAATCGATGGTGTTCATGCCGGCAATGTTGAACGGGTTTCTCGTTCCTTCGCGGCGGATGAGCACGGTCACCCGATCCCTGAGTGCATGGCGCACGCCGAGTTCGTAGTAGACGTTCGGGTTGGCGGTGCTGATGTCGACCACTGCGACCTCGGCGTCGAGAATGTAGTTGATCATCCGCTCGTGGATGAGGCCAGCCTTCTCGACCTCGTCGCAGCGCAGGCAATGGATGCGGATCCGGTCCTGCGTCAGCGCTTCCACCGCCGGCTTGATGATCTGCCGGTAGACGGCGTCGAAATCGATCAGCTTCCCGTGATCGTCCTTCTCACCGAAAGGCATGATGACGAAACACAGACGCCCGAGTTCTTCGTTCGGCATGTCGTTCCTTCCCCGTTGTGCAACCCACCCGGCTGTACAGCTACAACGATGCTCGCGCCACCAGCCACTGCAGACCGATGATCGTCTTTGCGTCGGCCAGGGTGCCCTGACGCAGCGCGTCCTTCGCCGCCGCCGCCGACATGCGGACGATGCGGATGTCCTCGAGCTCCGCGGCAACCCCCCCGCCAGCGCCAACGCGCCCGGCTTCGGTGACCTCGGCATAGTAGAGCCAGATGCGCTCGGATGAGCCGCCGGGGGAGACGAAGAAGGTGGCAATCGGCTCGCAGGTGGTGAGCGCGAAACCCAGTTCCTCCTCGATCTCGCGACGCAACGCGGCCTCGGGCGACTCGCCGGCGTCGATCATCCCGGCAACGACTTCGAGCAGCCAGCCCGGGCCCTTGTCGACGGTCGGATAGCGAAATTGCTCGGCGAACAGCAGGCTATCGGACTCGCGATGGTAAACGACGGCGGCGACCGAGTCGCCCCGTTCGAAGACGAGTCGCCGTGCCGGCGGCGTCATCGACCCATCGGCGCGCTCGAAGCTCACCTCGGCCTCGTCAACCTTGAAGAAATCGTCCAGCAGGCGCCGACGGCTGCGAACTTCGACCCTTCCCATCCATCTCCTTCCCACCTTGTCGGCGGTTGCCGCGGACAGCGCCAGCGGCGGGACGCCACGACCCCGGTGTTGCCGCCAGCAGGGCGGCGACCGAAGCCGTTCCCGGTTGCGGCGCAGCATTCGGGACAGCATAGCGACCGACCGCAACGGCGTCAAATTCGCGTCTCGCGCACGCTGCGGCCAAGCATTGCGCCGGCACGCGGATCACTGCAGTGCCAGCCAGCACCACCTCCACCGCCCAGGCTCTGGCTGCCACAGGCGGCATCACGGCTCAGGGCTCGTGATCGGCGCGCGCCGCCGTCCGCCCAAGGCTCTCGATGACGCTTGTGGCGAGGGCAATCTCGCGCAGGAAGCAGGCAAGACCAGCAATCAGTGACAGCATCGCGGCGACGAACAGCGCTGCGATCAGTCGAGAGAGGTCGATCTGCATCTCGGCACCGATAAAGAGCGCGGCGACGACCAGGCAGATCAGCAGTTCGCAGGCGACGCACAGGCTGATCGCCCAATGGATCATCCGCGCGCGTCGCGACAGCGAGACGATGGTGGAGAACGTCTGCCCCCGCTCGAGCGGCGGCAGCGGTTCGGCGAGCAGCTTCTCGAGGACGTGGAAGCGGTCGATCACCCGCGCCAGCCGGTTGGCCAGAACGCCCAGCAGGGCGCCGACGCCGGCCAGCAGGAATACCGGCGCAACCGCGAGTTGGATCACCTGCGCCACCGACAACACCTGGTTCGAGAGCGTGAGCATGAACAGACCTCCTGCCTGCCGGTGTTCCTGTCATCGAAGAGTCGCGCGCCCCCATGGGGGCAGCAGCTGGACTCTAGCCGACTGGCGGCGCAGGCGCAAACACCGGCGGCCTGGACTTGCCGCCGTCGCCCATCGGTGGTCGCGGACGACGCAACGGCGGCGCGGGTGAGCGGTGGCAGCCGCGACAACGACCCTGAGCGATGATCAGCGATTTCGACTCGGAAGGCGCGGCCGAGCGGCTGCAGCGCAAACGGATCGGCGCAATCAACGCATCGTCGCCGCGGCACTGTCCGAGCCGCTGTGATGGCTGCCCGCCGTCACCGGCGCCGGGGATGCCTGCGAGGACCTCAGCGTGCAACGCGGCTGCGGCGGGGCAGCCCGGGCGCACCTGCATTGACCGTCGTCACCGCCGGCGCGATACTTTCGGCCTGGCTTTCCCGCCCTTCGCCCTCGAGGACACAACGATGATGACGACGACACCCATGCCGGCGCCGCGCCGACTCGCCTGCCTGATCGCAACCGCCCTGCTTGGACCGCTGGGTTGTGCCGGCCAACAGCCGATGAGCCCTGGGATGCAGGTGATCGACGTCATCCCCGGAAGTGGCCCCGCGGTGACGCCGAACAGTGCGCCCGCGACCGCCGCCGGCGCCGCTGCAGACGCGGCCGGGCAGCCGCCGCTGGCCGACCCCTGGCCACGCCAGGTCGTGCTGGCCGGCACGACGGCACTGGTTTACCTGCCGCAGGTCGACGGCTGGCAGAACGGCACGCTCAACTTTCGCGCCGCCGTCGCGCTGCCGGGCAGTGGCACGGAGCAGCAGACTTTCGGCGTCATCTGGGGCAGCGCACGCACCGCCGTCGACCGCACGACGCGCAACGTCAGCCTCGAAGACCTGACACTGACGCGGGCGCGCTTTCCGACCCTCGCCGACAATGGCCTCGCCTACCTCGATCAACTGCGTCAAGCCCTGCCGGCAGCGATCGGCAGCATGTCGCTCGACCTGCTGCAGGGGCAGCTCGCCGCCTCGCAGACGGTGAAGCCGAAGAGCGTTGCGGTGAGCAACGAGCCGCCACGGGTGATCGTCAGCCAGAGCCCGGCAATCCTGGTGCCGATCGACGGCAGCCCGGTGATCCGGACGGTCGACGGTTCCCGTTTCGAGCGGGTGATCAACACGCAGGCGCTGATCGCCCGCCCGCGCCAAGGCAGCCCCTGGTACCTGCACGTCTACGACGGCTGGCTGGCTGCCGCGTCGCTCGACGGGCCGTGGCTGCCGGCCGGCGAGACACCGCGCGGTTTGGCGGACTTGGCGCAACAGCTCGCCGGCAAGGGCATCGTCGACCTGCTCGATGGCGGGCCGAAGGCCGACCCGAAACCATCGCTCGCCAGCGGCGCGCCGACCATCTACGTGACGCAGACGCCGGCCGAACTGATCGTCTTCAAGGGGCAACCGAACTTCGTTCCGATCACCGGCACCGGCCTGCTCTGGGCCGACAACACGACTGCCGATGTGCTTGTGAACACCGCCAACGACGACTATTACACCTTGCTTTCGGGCCGCTGGTATCGGGCGCCCTCGCTCAACGGCCCGTGGACCTTCGTCGCCGCCAACGCGCTGCCGGCGGATTTCGCACACATTCCGAAGGACGTTGCCGCCGGTGTCGTCCTCGCTTCGGTCGCCGGAACAGCGCAGGCGCAGGAGGCGCTGATCGCCAACTCGATCCCGCAGACGGCAGCCGTGCCGCTGCGCAACGGTCCGAGCTTCACGCCGTCCTTCGACGGCGCACCTCAGTGGCGGTCGATCTCCGGGACAGCGCTGCAGTACGTCGTCAATGCCGCGACACCGATCATCCAGGTCGGCCCGAACGCCTATTACGCGGTGCAGGCCGGCGTCTGGTTCACCGCCAGCAGGCTGACCGGGCCATGGACGGTCGCCAGCAGCGTCCCGGCCGCGATCTACGGCATTCCACCCAGCTCGCCACTGCATTACGTGACCTATGTCCAGGTCTATGGTGGCAGCGATGAACTCGTCTATGTCGGCTACACGCCGGGCTACCTGGGAACGGTCGTCGCCCCTGACGGCGTCGTTGTCTACGGTACCGGCTATACCTATGCGCCCTGGATCGGTTCCGTCTGGTACGCCACGCCGTACACCTGGGGGCTCGCTGCCGCACCGATCTACAACCCTTACATCGGCTTCGGCTTCGGTTTCGGCCTCGGCCTGGCCACCGCCGCCTGGGCCGCGCCCTACTGGGGTGGCGCCTACTACCATCCAGGCTATTGGGGCTATCCCTGCTGCGGCTCGGCCAGCGCCAACGTCTACGGTCACTGGGGCAACACCGTCTATTCCGGGACGCGCAGCTGGTACGCCAGCGCCGACGGTCGCGTCGGCACGGCAGCCGCCGGCACCTACGCCAATACGCGCACCGGAACCACCGGCTCCTATGCCGCGGGGCGCAGCTACAACCCCTACACTGGCCAGGCGACGCGCGGCTACGACCGTACCTTCGACACTGCTGGCGGCAGCAGCGGCAACATTGCCCGCGCCGGTTCCTACAACGCCGACACCGGCCAGCGCTCGTATGCCTCGAGTGCG
This genomic interval carries:
- a CDS encoding methyl-accepting chemotaxis protein, whose translation is MSLINVFARFGNQKIWVRLIVSISAMTIASWAVMILWTAHVSEEVAIEQARDFARSAHDMVLAGLTGMMVTGTIPQREVFIDQIKQLPSIREVRVLRGEAVSGQFGAGAEQEREHDALEAQVLATGQEYSAVEVSADGEDALRVIRPALAQENYLGKNCLNCHVVPQGTVLGAVSMKVSLQKTQEAVARQRMQTVLAAVLLTLPMLFVIFLFIRRVVTRPLAQGMEVAHAVAAGKLDNEIEVVSNDEVGDLLKTMKRMQERLNVVLQEVESCGLSMGQSSYQISSLSNEISKVSQQQQSRSGEVDGAMSQLDAISRQALAQALAAVERSNDVEGMARAGIASVESSLDALETTSARVAQVSSEVRDLQQSAREIDDIATSIKEVAGQTNLLALNAAIEAARAGEQGRGFAVVADEVRKLAERSSKSAGRVGTIIEHLSRRVAQVVSTMDALVASVGQTREESRRMAATIERISSNVAETVRANQSISTASTRQLDQSRLLQQTLDTLFQTLREASSKVEVTATISDDLRSVAARLNAIMARFSFTHSPLIDRAQNEQRRAPRLPSSLRVLVEQGGEVFDGVTSDVSLVGARLRLARPVDPSQTVSLSIYLPAEEMALYERQIPLKLSGRIAWSEVATSGACLCGVEFCGLDEQQRTGLARCFEHFGKQPVF
- a CDS encoding SIR2 family protein, which gives rise to MSARKTPAAAAPVAAAAAVDLAIPPQLLQHLRERRLLLFAGAGLSAQAGLPTWRSLVQDVVDATIAEAMQGEESRRELEGMIAAGKWLQIADHCKLKLGPGEYARLLGERLSDFGRPVPEAHRLAVRLPFAAWVTTNYDKLLERAYAEERGGLPKTLTSLDTEALGRLLFDGAPFVLKAHGDLDKPDSLVFTSRDYRDLIHGNAAFSAAFSAILLTHSVLFVGYSLADPDFNLLLDRQLLTFRGFAPERYALMSGIGKVEEEYLWRVCQIRVIPYPEGQHEAVPAFFQRLADRLEPVDVAPLARVARAATLAVAPPALRASPATRAARVPVAAVAPAVLALDWRAGAVQAILSDAGKVIATAAGPREAWATPAAASRSLESASGRDGSLAECSGALTRTLGAATVKALGRVLKGQGGRLLRLELTREVERLPWELLALGPQTLAELAAVFRAPVGVSENARGLPAVGSPLRALVVADTKSAEPALALPGAAAEGRAVADEIRGGGVGEVRLLLGPEATHDALARAFDDFDPDVFHFAGHAWFDEHEAYLELADRHLTATMMRPWLTRHSPAFMFLNSHYTAFIPAGVEGQGAAHAEAISAGLRGRPGFADLAMRSGVGAFLGTYSGAIDDNGARDFAVAIFRALLQGATAAGALQAARSLAAEHASATALLYCLYGEGALRLVDAGEAA
- a CDS encoding NUDIX hydrolase, whose product is MGRVEVRSRRRLLDDFFKVDEAEVSFERADGSMTPPARRLVFERGDSVAAVVYHRESDSLLFAEQFRYPTVDKGPGWLLEVVAGMIDAGESPEAALRREIEEELGFALTTCEPIATFFVSPGGSSERIWLYYAEVTEAGRVGAGGGVAAELEDIRIVRMSAAAAKDALRQGTLADAKTIIGLQWLVARASL
- a CDS encoding DUF2721 domain-containing protein is translated as MLTLSNQVLSVAQVIQLAVAPVFLLAGVGALLGVLANRLARVIDRFHVLEKLLAEPLPPLERGQTFSTIVSLSRRARMIHWAISLCVACELLICLVVAALFIGAEMQIDLSRLIAALFVAAMLSLIAGLACFLREIALATSVIESLGRTAARADHEP